In Cyanobacterium stanieri LEGE 03274, the following proteins share a genomic window:
- a CDS encoding ABC1 kinase family protein, with product MKFTEPNISWERNNYSPFQRQWQIFNIALRFTFYLFKDFCLQKNSSFQRHKRAQWLVNKLIELGPTFIKIGQALSTRPDLIPIEYIDELSKLQDRVPAFSSQEAIALIEAELNTSVYSIYQEFEPIPIAAASLGQVHWAKLRTGEEVVIKVQRKGLDKLFNLDFQVLKQIITMGNRILPGFKKYELNLVYQEFFELLFSEIDYINEGKNAERFRENFKKDPKIVAPKVYWQYTTAKILTLEFLPGIKINDKETLQKKGIALKPLIETGICSYLKQLLEDGFFQTDPHPGNMAVREDGAIIFYDFGTMAQVKGLAQEQMIQTFFAILRKDTDKVLDMLIYMGLIERVSDMTAVKRLISFLLEKFRDKPVDVNAFQEISTEIYVMFEQQPFRLPPQMTFIVKALTTLDGIARNLDPEYNLMAASQPFIKNIVSAGNRGNLLVTIFNQTKIFIQEKINKPSSLESFMQDFQGKLDGGELQIKVRSLETERIFKNIYLALKTILYGSLMGFSLLNAILIASTIYSQWAFFLFGLTGLFALFFLRSIITLTLQERLLK from the coding sequence ATGAAGTTTACTGAGCCTAACATATCATGGGAGCGTAATAATTATTCTCCTTTTCAACGTCAATGGCAGATTTTTAACATTGCCCTCCGATTTACATTTTACCTTTTTAAAGATTTTTGTTTACAAAAAAATAGCTCTTTTCAACGGCATAAAAGAGCGCAATGGTTAGTTAATAAATTAATTGAATTAGGCCCTACTTTTATTAAAATTGGTCAGGCTTTATCCACTCGTCCAGATTTAATTCCCATCGAATATATTGACGAACTTAGTAAGTTACAAGATCGAGTTCCTGCTTTTTCTTCCCAAGAGGCGATCGCCCTTATAGAAGCAGAATTAAACACCTCAGTATATAGCATATATCAAGAATTTGAACCGATTCCCATCGCCGCAGCCAGTTTAGGACAAGTACATTGGGCAAAATTAAGAACAGGAGAAGAAGTAGTAATTAAGGTACAAAGAAAAGGATTAGATAAACTATTTAACTTAGATTTTCAAGTCTTAAAACAAATTATTACCATGGGAAATCGTATTTTACCTGGGTTTAAAAAATATGAATTAAACTTAGTTTATCAAGAATTTTTTGAGCTTTTATTCTCAGAAATAGACTATATAAATGAAGGGAAAAACGCTGAACGATTTAGGGAAAACTTTAAAAAAGATCCCAAAATAGTAGCCCCTAAAGTATATTGGCAATACACCACCGCCAAAATTTTAACCCTCGAATTTTTACCAGGCATCAAAATTAACGATAAAGAAACCCTACAAAAAAAAGGGATTGCCCTCAAACCCCTCATTGAAACAGGTATTTGTAGTTATCTCAAACAACTTTTAGAAGACGGATTTTTTCAAACCGACCCCCACCCCGGTAATATGGCAGTAAGAGAAGATGGTGCAATTATTTTCTACGACTTCGGCACCATGGCGCAGGTAAAAGGATTAGCCCAAGAACAAATGATCCAAACTTTTTTTGCTATCTTGCGTAAAGACACCGATAAAGTCTTAGATATGCTCATTTACATGGGTTTGATAGAGAGAGTTTCAGACATGACGGCAGTAAAAAGATTAATTAGTTTTTTACTCGAAAAATTTAGAGATAAACCCGTAGATGTTAATGCCTTCCAAGAAATTAGCACCGAAATTTATGTAATGTTTGAGCAACAACCCTTCCGTTTACCACCGCAAATGACATTTATCGTCAAGGCTTTAACTACCCTCGATGGTATTGCCCGTAACCTAGATCCAGAATACAACCTCATGGCCGCTAGTCAACCTTTTATTAAAAATATTGTCAGTGCTGGTAATAGAGGAAACCTATTAGTAACAATTTTTAACCAGACTAAAATATTTATTCAAGAAAAAATTAATAAACCCTCCTCCCTTGAAAGTTTTATGCAAGATTTTCAGGGAAAATTAGATGGGGGAGAGTTACAAATTAAGGTGCGCTCTTTGGAAACAGAACGAATATTTAAAAACATTTATTTAGCCTTAAAAACTATTCTTTATGGCTCTTTAATGGGTTTTTCTTTACTAAATGCCATTTTAATAGCATCTACTATTTATAGTCAATGGGCATTTTTTTTATTTGGTTTAACAGGTTTATTTGCTCTTTTTTTCCTTCGTTCTATTATTACTTTAACTTTACAGGAACGACTTTTAAAATAA
- a CDS encoding pilus assembly PilX family protein, with translation MNNNHRPFSILYFLLKLKAVKNSHDSGYVLVIAVGIIVALTGLLAVYGRSNRIQNVATDSTVDSSSGFFAAEAALNQRAQKLRTVFLEDGTIPQGTSPQDLDDCVGLDPSSEDEDDHFECKTRTFSASAINRQDYVGVTYVVEGARNILGVVPRGDRFQNLTMSESLYSLYALGLKEGADANQASAILQMDVRAREIPMFQFAAFYKDDLEILPGPTMNLNGPIHTDGSLYLGGDNSLNIKGQITVAGQLFSKRKDKNTNYANGKVKIRDGADKKWIDLVKAGTGSTSATPDPMDPVRIASAYGTQVQVGTDPISIPTPDILDNTGEYFEKADIRINYTPTASNVAKYEEDVPFSIQVINRTDSSGNLISSPTAISLTEAQRRSLRQPILVSPQLASIPSSGENFIAINDTNRGSDNFTVAQNPNYNICTAPHDYDIKSGKIEPNFGTPAFQNTWENLTWEQQKDIAEFAHDILVTRVQERKAPLLFSNLDKTGGIPGLTFTGLNIPNIPASAQVSMIAKLNSLTPNEIASLPYRESDGGDVVQRCFIPAPLIDIGRDSENHNTDFRFRNQREERDMRILQLNMKSMVVWNFEGQYLNGSNLTSTNQLLYQTAPEDSSAPNNSFQRLGMAARDISDGGLVFHATINNSPDDGVTYYPNAATNKSPYGFGIVEADQLPGLGFANSFNKNDPTGLTFASDQAVYLQGNYNTRNKQPASVLSDSLNVLSNTCLNDDMGINHRGDAQNCDKTSKSNSKKLGKAQETIINAAFLAGNDITNRPYYNGGLENYPRFLEDWNSVALRYRGSFVNISPPLRVSGKQAGSFYNPPQREWDYDQSFNDPRNLPPLTPNFVYLKQDSFFRSFDQ, from the coding sequence ATGAATAATAATCATCGCCCTTTTTCTATCCTTTATTTTTTACTTAAACTAAAAGCTGTAAAAAATTCTCATGATTCTGGTTATGTGTTAGTGATAGCCGTGGGAATTATTGTTGCCCTAACAGGTTTATTGGCTGTTTATGGACGTTCTAACCGTATCCAAAATGTTGCTACCGACAGCACGGTAGATAGTAGTAGTGGTTTTTTCGCTGCAGAAGCAGCTCTCAATCAAAGAGCCCAGAAATTAAGAACAGTATTTTTGGAAGATGGAACTATTCCCCAGGGTACTTCACCACAGGATTTAGATGATTGCGTTGGTCTTGATCCGAGTTCTGAGGATGAAGATGATCACTTCGAATGTAAAACAAGGACTTTTTCCGCCAGCGCAATAAATAGACAAGATTATGTTGGTGTGACCTATGTGGTCGAGGGGGCTAGGAATATTCTAGGGGTTGTGCCTAGGGGCGATCGCTTCCAAAACCTCACCATGAGCGAAAGCCTTTACTCATTATACGCCCTAGGATTAAAAGAAGGTGCTGATGCGAACCAAGCCTCCGCAATCTTACAGATGGACGTAAGAGCAAGGGAAATTCCCATGTTTCAGTTTGCTGCCTTTTATAAAGATGATCTCGAAATCTTACCCGGTCCTACTATGAACCTAAATGGGCCCATCCACACCGATGGCAGTTTATACTTAGGAGGAGATAATAGTTTAAATATAAAAGGTCAAATAACGGTTGCGGGGCAATTATTTAGTAAACGTAAGGATAAGAATACGAACTATGCCAACGGTAAAGTCAAAATTAGAGATGGGGCAGATAAGAAGTGGATTGATCTAGTGAAAGCAGGTACAGGCTCAACCTCCGCCACTCCAGATCCCATGGATCCTGTTAGGATTGCTAGTGCATATGGTACACAAGTTCAAGTTGGCACAGATCCCATTTCCATTCCTACCCCAGATATTTTGGATAATACAGGGGAATATTTTGAAAAAGCAGATATTCGGATTAATTACACGCCCACGGCTAGTAATGTTGCGAAATACGAAGAGGATGTACCTTTTTCTATTCAAGTTATTAATCGTACAGACAGTAGCGGTAATCTTATCAGTAGCCCAACGGCAATATCTCTAACAGAAGCTCAGCGTAGAAGTTTGCGCCAACCTATTTTGGTTTCCCCACAATTAGCTAGTATCCCCTCTAGTGGGGAAAACTTTATTGCTATCAATGATACAAATCGTGGTAGCGATAATTTTACCGTTGCTCAGAACCCCAATTATAATATCTGTACAGCACCCCATGACTATGATATTAAAAGTGGTAAAATTGAACCTAACTTTGGTACACCAGCCTTTCAAAATACATGGGAAAATTTAACTTGGGAACAACAAAAAGATATTGCCGAGTTCGCTCACGATATTTTAGTTACTAGGGTTCAGGAAAGGAAAGCACCTCTTTTATTTTCTAACTTAGACAAAACAGGAGGAATTCCTGGGTTAACCTTTACAGGATTAAATATCCCCAATATTCCTGCTTCCGCTCAAGTTAGTATGATAGCGAAATTGAATTCCCTGACTCCCAACGAAATTGCTTCTTTACCTTACAGGGAAAGTGATGGTGGGGACGTTGTTCAACGTTGTTTTATTCCAGCGCCCTTAATTGATATTGGTAGAGATTCTGAAAATCATAATACTGATTTTCGTTTTCGTAATCAAAGAGAAGAACGAGATATGCGAATTTTACAGTTGAATATGAAAAGTATGGTAGTTTGGAACTTTGAAGGACAATATCTCAACGGTTCCAATTTAACATCAACCAATCAACTTTTATATCAAACAGCCCCCGAAGATAGCTCTGCACCAAATAACTCTTTTCAGCGTTTAGGAATGGCTGCAAGGGATATTTCTGACGGTGGCTTAGTATTTCACGCAACTATTAATAATAGTCCTGATGATGGTGTTACTTATTATCCTAATGCAGCAACCAATAAAAGTCCTTATGGTTTTGGTATCGTTGAAGCGGATCAACTGCCAGGATTAGGTTTTGCCAACTCATTTAATAAGAATGACCCCACGGGCTTAACTTTTGCGAGTGATCAAGCAGTATATCTTCAAGGTAATTACAATACCAGAAATAAACAACCAGCTTCTGTGTTATCCGATTCTTTAAACGTATTATCGAATACTTGCTTAAATGATGATATGGGTATAAATCATCGTGGAGACGCTCAGAATTGTGATAAAACCTCTAAAAGTAACAGTAAAAAATTGGGTAAAGCTCAGGAAACTATTATTAACGCTGCTTTTTTAGCTGGAAACGACATAACTAATCGTCCTTACTATAACGGAGGCTTAGAAAACTATCCTCGATTTTTAGAAGATTGGAATAGCGTTGCATTACGTTATCGTGGTTCTTTCGTTAATATTTCTCCTCCTTTACGGGTTAGTGGCAAACAAGCAGGAAGTTTTTACAATCCTCCTCAACGGGAATGGGATTATGATCAGAGTTTTAATGATCCTCGTAATCTTCCCCCCCTTACGCCTAATTTTGTTTATCTCAAACAGGATTCCTTCTTCCGTAGCTTTGATCAATAA
- a CDS encoding type IV pilus modification PilV family protein — translation MNRLHHDKNLKKIKSEGGFTLLEATVSMLLLSLAILFNAPLLVLLQNENTTSKARLGATSLARDLLDEVRSRKAVAAPVDGQLQTGLDKLGYEYDATTYICTSEPKIEEVRDEVLKKNILKVTECSTSNSDTELRHIVIQIKRNGQTEPIHTVQTAFTRLIPPPAAN, via the coding sequence ATGAATAGATTGCACCATGACAAAAACTTAAAAAAGATTAAATCCGAGGGAGGTTTTACCCTCCTAGAAGCCACGGTATCGATGTTGTTATTATCCCTTGCCATTTTGTTCAATGCACCCTTGTTGGTGCTACTACAAAACGAAAATACTACCTCAAAGGCTAGACTGGGGGCAACTTCTTTGGCTCGGGATTTATTAGATGAAGTTAGGTCTAGAAAGGCGGTCGCCGCCCCTGTTGATGGGCAGCTACAAACGGGGTTAGATAAATTAGGCTACGAATATGATGCCACCACTTACATTTGTACTTCAGAACCTAAAATAGAAGAAGTACGAGATGAAGTTCTCAAAAAAAACATTTTAAAGGTTACCGAATGTAGTACCAGTAATAGCGACACTGAACTTAGACACATTGTAATACAGATAAAAAGAAATGGACAAACAGAACCAATACACACCGTTCAAACAGCCTTTACCCGTCTTATTCCGCCACCTGCGGCAAACTAA